The following nucleotide sequence is from Sulfolobales archaeon.
CCAGCTGGTTTTCTATATGGTGGGTATATGCTACACTGGATAATAGATTCGAGTATGGCTAGCATAATAAGGACTATGGGGGGTGAGCCGGTGCTGGGGTATATCGATAATGTATACTTTATAAATCCTGTTAAGATTGGGAGCATGCTGATCTATAGATCATGGTTGGGTCATGTGGGGAGGAGCTCTCTAGATGTATATACAGAGATCATAGGCTATAGCCCAGCTGATAAGAGCTTCTCAATAGTTGCATCGGCGAAATGCATATATGTGAATATAGATAGCAGTGGGAGACCCACCCCCCATGGGATATGTATAGAAGGGGGTAGCGAATGGGGTAGGAGGCTTATGGATTATATGGCATCATGGCACGAGAGATCTCTAGAGATTATTAGAAAGGCTAAAGAGAGTAGGGGTGAGATGAAGGAGAGGGTTTTGAGGCACCAGGCTAGAACACTTAGAAGGGTAAGTACTGAGGATACCATGACCTCTAATATAATGTATGCAGGTAGGCTAATGCTAATGCTTGACGAGATATCATCTATAGTTGCACATGCATATGCAGAGTCTCCAGTGGTAACAGCATCTGTGGATCA
It contains:
- a CDS encoding hotdog domain-containing protein, whose translation is MSRQGCVDVEDTYSEYIRIVFPRHANPAGFLYGGYMLHWIIDSSMASIIRTMGGEPVLGYIDNVYFINPVKIGSMLIYRSWLGHVGRSSLDVYTEIIGYSPADKSFSIVASAKCIYVNIDSSGRPTPHGICIEGGSEWGRRLMDYMASWHERSLEIIRKAKESRGEMKERVLRHQARTLRRVSTEDTMTSNIMYAGRLMLMLDEISSIVAHAYAESPVVTASVDQMIFTSPIKVGDILEITASLTRTWRTSMEIEVEVRSHIDRRDLKTRSYFTFVKIGEDGRPKELKPYIPLTPEEVEAWEEAEIRRKSRLEDLNRISKYKGLNIDFSRGVKQPYLI